AGCAAGGCCGTGGCGGCTTGCGCAGCGTCACCGGCCGCCCATGCCGCCATCAGCCCGGCGCGCGCTGACCGCAGCAATTCGCCGCGCCCCTTGAAAGGACCGTTGGTCCGCAGGTCCAACAACTCTTCGCCATTGGCGGCCCACTGCGAAAGATCCACATTTCGACGCACCGAGAACGACAGTTTCGACAAGGAGCCCGCCGCCTCGTCGATGCGCGCTTTGATAGGCGCGTAGAGATCTGCAAGCTCTCGCTCTTCCTCGACGATCGCTTCGAAGATGGCGGCGTAGGCGCTGCGCCGCGCTTCGATCAGTGCGCGGATGCGCTCGTCTGCGCCCTGGATGCGCTCGATCTGCTGCAACACTTTGGGCAGCGCGGCCTCGGCCTTGGTGATCTTGTCCGATAGGGTGGTGAAGCGTTTGGCGTTCTGCGCGTCGACACCGACCAGCTTGCGCAGGCGAGCAAGCTCCCGCTCAAGGAGCGAAAGAGATTGATCCGCGAGGTTGACGTCCACGGGGATCAGCGTGACGGCTGGGTCGGAGTTGGCCTGAGGCGCCGGATCGGTTTTCGCGGGGCCTTGCAGCGCGGTCACAGACAGGTTCGCCTGTTTGATGCGCTCGGTCAGCAACGTGTCAACCGGGCCGGCATAGTCGAGCCTGAAGGCTTCCCAGTCAGTGGCACTGAGGCCGGCCTGCTCACGCTCTTCCTTCAGGTCGGCGAGCAGAGAGGGGGCCTGGCGGGTGCGGAAGTCGCGCACGTCGTTTTGCAAATGAAGCAGCGCCTGGTGTCGGCGCTTGGCTTGATCTACCAGTTGTCGCTTCGCATCGACCGCGAGCGAAACCTGTTCATGGCGCCGCGCGCGTTCTTCGTTGCCCTTGGCAACCAGCGACTTGCGGTCAGTCTTGTCCTTGTCGATAGCACGCTTCTTCTCGTCCCGGTCCTTCTCGAGCGCCTTGAGGCCGTCCTTCTTGACACGTTCGTCGGTGAGGTCTGCGGACGCCCTGGTCAGAGCCTGTTGCTGGCGTTTGCGCTTCTGGCGCGAAGTTTCCAGCCGAAGGCCCAGCAACTCCTGGAAAGAGTCTGCGCCTTGACGCTCGTTGAGCGGGTGAGCACTGAAGATCACACGCTCGATCTCCGCGACCAGTGCATCGTTCAAGCCTTCCGCCGAGCAGAGCTGGTCGACGAACTGCTGTGACAGGTACTGGACATACGGGCTGGCGAGCAAATCCTCCATGTCAGTCTGGTCGAGTTCGTTGCCAGTCGTTTCGCCAGACGCCCATTGCAACTCGGCTTTGCTGTCACCGAGGTATTGTTTCGCGCGCAGGATGAAGGAGCGCTCGTTCAAATGAGGGGAGAGCGCAAGACCGCCTGCTGCAATCAGATCGGCCAAGGCGGTTTTTCCCGAACCGCGCGCGCCGATCACGGCAACCAATCCCGCGTTCAGCCCAACGGCACCGTTCGCGATCCAGGGCGCATTCGTCACAGACACCGAGTTGATTGTGTGGCTGTCCAGTGCGCCGCGCGGGGGCTCGGTGCCGATGAAAACACGCTCTTCGGGTTCGATGCAGGCCTGGCGTAACGAGTCGAACATCAGGTCGCCCTTGAGCCAGCAGCGCCGGTCGCCGTCAGGTTGCTCGGCCTTGGCGAGCGAATGCGCATCCGACCCGTGCAGGCATGGCTTGCATCCGTTGTACTGGCTTTCGAGTTCTTCGACCGTGGCCGATTCTTTGCCCAGCCAGAAGCGGACCTGCTTGGGATTGGCGCTGAAGATGATGTGGGCAAGGCCCTCGACGTTCTTGCGTTGCGCCGCGAAAGAGGCGGTGGCGTCGCGCAGACCCGAAGTTCCGTCCTTCTCCCCTCCGGCAACAGCGATCAGGGTGTTCTTCTTGATCCACTCGTTTTTTGACCATGCCTGCTTGAGCTGGTCGAAATTCACCTTGAACTGGTTGGCACCTTCAGACCGGGCTGCCTCGTCGTCCGTCAGGTCTGGTTTGTGGGCGCGGCCCAAGCGAATGAGGTCGCTGCGTTGGCAGCGGTAGGACTCGCCCAGGTACGGGAACTCGAATTCCAGCAGGAAGCGCTTGATCCGGTCGATGTGGTCGGCATCATGCGGCGAGAAGAGCAGGTGGATGTTGACCGCCGATGCCTTCGCGGTTTCGATCCCAAGCCGCAGTTCGACGTTGGGGAATATCAGGCCCACGCCAGGCAAACGTCCACGGCGTTTTTCTTCGACGACCTGCTCGTAACGTTCAATGCCGAAATAGTCGGTAATACCAATCGCGCGAATCGGCGGGTTCGACGCCTCGATGGCATCTAGGAACGCTGCCCAAGGATCTGGACCTGCGTACTGGTCGTTCAGGGCGGTGCCGGGCGTGTGGATGTGAGGGTCCCAGCGATGCCAGATCGAGCCTCGTTTGCTTTGTACGTCGAACATGTCGGCCATGGGTCCTCTTCAGTGTTCTTCCAAGGAGGACGTATTCGGTCACTCCTGTTATGTAGCGACGGCCAGCCCAAAATGCCAAGGCCAAATGCCTAAAATACAAGGCATTATGTACGATTTTGCCTAGTTTGGCGATTTATTTTGCCAAGGCTACCTTGTGTTTGTAGCTGAACGGGCCTAATATAGCAGGCGTTCAATATGGTAATGCCTAATTTCATGAGCAAATTCGTGATGCCTTTGGAAGTTGCCGACCGGGTCGCCCGGCTGGGACAGCGCATCCGTGTCGCGCGCATTCGGCGCGGCTGGTCGGTTGCCGATCTCGCCAGCAAGGCGGGCATCAACCGAAATACCCTCACGGCGCTGGAACTCGGTAAGCCGGGTACGGCGGTCGGTGTGAGCTTCACGGTGCTGTGGGCGCTCGGCTTGGACAAGTCTCTGGACGCTGTTGCGGATCCCGACAGCGACCTCCACGGCAAGGCGCTCGAAGCGTCGCGCCGCCCGACGCGGGCGGGCAAGGCTCGGAAGACAAGCGACGACTATGACTTCTGAGCGCGAGGCCTATGTATATATCCAGCTGCCTGGCACCATGGAAACGGTGCCGGCAGCGCTGCTCAGGGTGCAGACGCTGCCCGACGGCACGCAGATAGGGCGGTTTCGCTACGGCGACCGCTACCTTCGG
The nucleotide sequence above comes from Castellaniella sp.. Encoded proteins:
- a CDS encoding TrlF family AAA-like ATPase produces the protein MADMFDVQSKRGSIWHRWDPHIHTPGTALNDQYAGPDPWAAFLDAIEASNPPIRAIGITDYFGIERYEQVVEEKRRGRLPGVGLIFPNVELRLGIETAKASAVNIHLLFSPHDADHIDRIKRFLLEFEFPYLGESYRCQRSDLIRLGRAHKPDLTDDEAARSEGANQFKVNFDQLKQAWSKNEWIKKNTLIAVAGGEKDGTSGLRDATASFAAQRKNVEGLAHIIFSANPKQVRFWLGKESATVEELESQYNGCKPCLHGSDAHSLAKAEQPDGDRRCWLKGDLMFDSLRQACIEPEERVFIGTEPPRGALDSHTINSVSVTNAPWIANGAVGLNAGLVAVIGARGSGKTALADLIAAGGLALSPHLNERSFILRAKQYLGDSKAELQWASGETTGNELDQTDMEDLLASPYVQYLSQQFVDQLCSAEGLNDALVAEIERVIFSAHPLNERQGADSFQELLGLRLETSRQKRKRQQQALTRASADLTDERVKKDGLKALEKDRDEKKRAIDKDKTDRKSLVAKGNEERARRHEQVSLAVDAKRQLVDQAKRRHQALLHLQNDVRDFRTRQAPSLLADLKEEREQAGLSATDWEAFRLDYAGPVDTLLTERIKQANLSVTALQGPAKTDPAPQANSDPAVTLIPVDVNLADQSLSLLERELARLRKLVGVDAQNAKRFTTLSDKITKAEAALPKVLQQIERIQGADERIRALIEARRSAYAAIFEAIVEEERELADLYAPIKARIDEAAGSLSKLSFSVRRNVDLSQWAANGEELLDLRTNGPFKGRGELLRSARAGLMAAWAAGDAAQAATALLDFVKINEAALRTHMPENADFRAWARNISDWLYSTDHITVGYGLQYDGVDIEQLSPGTRGIVLLLLYLAIDAEDDRPLIIDQPEENLDPQSIYQELVHRFRDAKKRRQIVIVTHNANLVVNTDADQVIVAQCGPHRPGQLPLITYESGSLENPLIRQHVCDILEGGERAFKERAKRLRVTI
- a CDS encoding helix-turn-helix domain-containing protein, with product MSKFVMPLEVADRVARLGQRIRVARIRRGWSVADLASKAGINRNTLTALELGKPGTAVGVSFTVLWALGLDKSLDAVADPDSDLHGKALEASRRPTRAGKARKTSDDYDF